From a region of the Anaerolineae bacterium genome:
- a CDS encoding response regulator transcription factor, with the protein MEEKIRVLLADDHDMVREGLCRILEETDDISVVGQADNGLDAVNLAEKVEPDVVVLDYTMPELDGMGATERIRMLLPNTKILILTVHDNIQFAIRILEAGAHGFLLKEEAPGELIAAIRDVKVGKIPISPKIMEKLTARLRQNKQAKVGLDILSPREFDLLCHLGSGKPLRECAKCMNIGDSTASTYRGRLLEKLQLKTTGDLIRFALENGLVG; encoded by the coding sequence ATGGAAGAAAAAATTAGAGTCCTTCTGGCGGATGATCACGACATGGTGCGTGAGGGCCTGTGCAGGATCTTGGAGGAGACCGATGACATTTCAGTGGTCGGCCAGGCAGATAATGGACTTGATGCAGTGAACCTTGCCGAAAAGGTTGAACCTGACGTGGTGGTCCTGGACTACACCATGCCTGAACTGGATGGCATGGGTGCTACCGAGAGGATCAGGATGCTCCTGCCAAATACAAAGATTCTCATACTTACCGTTCACGATAATATCCAGTTTGCGATCAGAATCCTTGAAGCAGGAGCCCACGGTTTTTTGCTCAAGGAAGAGGCGCCGGGCGAACTTATTGCAGCAATTCGGGATGTGAAGGTCGGGAAAATACCGATCTCTCCTAAAATCATGGAAAAACTGACCGCCCGCTTGAGGCAGAATAAGCAGGCCAAAGTGGGGCTCGACATCCTTTCCCCCAGGGAGTTTGATCTCCTCTGCCACCTGGGTTCCGGCAAGCCCCTTCGTGAGTGCGCGAAATGCATGAATATCGGTGACAGCACGGCCAGCACATATCGCGGCCGACTTTTGGAAAAGCTGCAACTCAAGACCACTGGAGATCTTATACGATTTGCCCTTGAGAACGGCCTTGTGGGCTGA
- a CDS encoding cytochrome c3 family protein, whose protein sequence is MLPNRFEKKISKRFAIPAILVAFLFFALIIPGISSAKVTGPCVNCHTMHNSQGGTEMATYGADGKPWKTDTVQPVLLRSTCLGCHGMGTGNNIENIGGSEIPQVYHTNGTDLAGGNFKYIDVDDNRGHNVNADLENIEGTLELAPGHTHGVGGSPTPAEFTCAGTGGCHGWRQHGSGISGIAAIKGAHHQNTDGQCDGTTTAKSYRFLLGVKGFENMGANKYQNLNATNHNEYFGTTSPTEYGCTNCHDTSGPMDMHILPLNNTISGFCATCHSTFHVLSGIGGSTSGPFTRHPTDIVLPSSGEYAAYTTYSVEAPVGRTTVPDSISNIVTPGTDVVTCLSCHKAHASNYPDLLRWDYTTMNAGGGGSGGCFTCHTQKND, encoded by the coding sequence ATGCTGCCCAATAGATTCGAGAAAAAAATATCAAAAAGATTCGCAATCCCAGCTATTTTGGTCGCATTTCTTTTCTTTGCTCTGATAATACCAGGAATATCTTCTGCCAAAGTCACCGGTCCATGCGTAAACTGCCACACCATGCACAACAGCCAGGGTGGGACAGAGATGGCCACATATGGCGCTGACGGCAAACCGTGGAAAACTGATACGGTACAACCTGTCCTGCTTCGCAGTACATGTCTTGGCTGCCACGGTATGGGCACCGGCAATAATATTGAAAACATAGGCGGAAGCGAGATACCGCAGGTTTATCATACTAACGGTACAGATTTGGCAGGGGGGAACTTTAAGTATATTGATGTCGATGACAACAGGGGTCATAATGTTAACGCAGATCTCGAAAATATTGAAGGCACATTGGAACTAGCGCCGGGACATACTCATGGCGTTGGAGGTTCCCCCACACCTGCAGAGTTCACTTGCGCGGGAACCGGCGGTTGTCACGGCTGGCGCCAGCACGGCAGCGGCATTTCCGGCATAGCCGCAATAAAAGGCGCCCACCACCAGAATACTGACGGCCAGTGCGATGGCACTACGACAGCAAAATCCTATCGATTCTTGCTTGGAGTCAAAGGTTTTGAAAACATGGGCGCGAATAAGTATCAGAACCTGAATGCTACTAATCATAACGAGTACTTTGGTACAACCAGCCCCACAGAATACGGTTGCACTAACTGTCATGACACAAGCGGCCCGATGGACATGCATATACTTCCACTTAACAACACAATAAGCGGGTTCTGCGCTACCTGCCATAGCACTTTTCATGTGTTAAGCGGGATAGGGGGGAGCACCTCAGGGCCCTTCACAAGGCATCCAACCGATATCGTTCTACCATCAAGCGGCGAATATGCTGCATATACAACTTATAGCGTTGAGGCGCCTGTCGGAAGAACCACAGTGCCTGATTCAATAAGCAATATTGTAACACCAGGAACCGATGTCGTAACCTGCCTCTCCTGCCACAAGGCTCACGCCAGCAATTATCCTGATTTGCTCAGGTGGGATTATACCACCATGAACGCAGGGGGTGGTGGTTCCGGTGGTTGTTTTACCTGCCATACACAGAAAAATGATTAG
- a CDS encoding YchE family NAAT transporter encodes METGNISEYLKFFAALLAIVNPVGAIPIFINLTADQNKGVRNKNSFMASISMGIILIVVLFSGDAILRFFGISVGSFRVGGGILILLMSISMLQAKMSHVKQTEVEGLDLAERESVAVVPLGTPLLAGPGAISTVILYAQRYTSVTHYLYLLGVIVLLICLTFLSFRLAPAIARLLGKTGINVVTRLMGLIMAAVGVEFIANGLKQLFPALGG; translated from the coding sequence ATGGAAACAGGAAATATCAGCGAATACCTCAAATTCTTTGCCGCCCTGCTGGCTATTGTCAACCCGGTGGGGGCCATCCCGATCTTCATTAATCTGACAGCGGATCAGAATAAAGGGGTTCGCAACAAAAACAGCTTCATGGCTTCTATCTCCATGGGGATAATTCTCATTGTTGTCCTGTTCAGCGGCGACGCCATCCTTCGCTTTTTCGGGATATCGGTGGGTTCCTTCCGGGTCGGCGGCGGTATCCTGATCCTGCTCATGTCCATCTCCATGCTGCAAGCCAAGATGAGCCATGTCAAGCAAACGGAAGTGGAGGGGCTTGACTTGGCCGAGCGCGAGAGCGTGGCCGTGGTACCCCTGGGCACCCCGCTCCTGGCCGGGCCCGGGGCGATCAGCACTGTTATCCTCTACGCCCAGCGCTATACATCTGTTACACACTATCTTTATCTGCTCGGTGTCATAGTGCTCCTGATATGTCTGACCTTTCTTTCGTTCCGACTGGCCCCAGCCATTGCCCGTTTGCTTGGCAAAACAGGCATCAACGTGGTAACCCGGCTCATGGGCCTGATCATGGCCGCGGTGGGCGTGGAGTTCATTGCCAACGGCCTCAAACAGCTTTTCCCGGCCCTGGGCGGCTAA
- a CDS encoding alcohol dehydrogenase catalytic domain-containing protein, with protein sequence MQASAFKIGNRVGIGRGYSSLGKCNFCLKGTGNLCPDFMATGRDAN encoded by the coding sequence ATGCAGGCCAGTGCCTTCAAAATCGGAAACAGGGTCGGCATCGGCCGGGGCTATTCATCCTTAGGAAAATGCAACTTCTGCCTGAAAGGAACGGGGAATTTATGCCCTGATTTCATGGCCACCGGCAGAGATGCTAACTAA